A segment of the Chlorogloeopsis sp. ULAP01 genome:
GTTGTTCAAAAAAATAAAGTTTATGTTGTCGGTGGACATTGGCATAATCAAGATGTTTTTGCTATTAATGCCATCCTCGATGACCTCGAAAAATACCTTGTTAACACACCACAAACCTATGATTAAATCTATCTTCTTATCTACAAACAGAAAAAATGAGTGTGATTAAAAAACAGTCACATCGTTTAAGTAAGCCGTTTTTACTCATGGCTTTTTCCCTACTTTTAATTACAGCTTGTGACCAACCTGTCAGCCAAAGACATCATATCTCCTTGAAGCCTTTTGTTGAGTGTCGAGTCATTCAGCATAAATTTGGCGAAACCTGTGTTCCACTTAAACCACAACGTATTATTGCATTAGCTCCTGAGACTTCACTCGATACCCTGATCGCTCTTGGTATTAAGCCAATTGGCTTTACGTCTTATAACTTTAAAGGGGAAGAAGTTCATTATGGTGTCTCATTTGATCAGGTTAAAGGAGCTAAGAATGTTGGGGATGTATCTCAGCCTTCACTCGAAAAAATTTTGATGCTCAAACCTGACTTGATTTTATCGTCAGATAGGCATCAATATAAATTGTTGTCAGCGATCGCGCCTACAGTTCCAGTATCTTATCCGAATTTTAAGATGTCAGCTAATCAAGCTTTCTTTAAAGAAACTCTTCGATATGTTGCCAAAATAGTTGGCGAAGAGACAAAAGCAGAAGAAGTTTTAAATCAATACAATAAACGAATTCAGGAATTGAAGAAACGCTTAGGAAACCAGTTGGAACAGATAGAGATTTCCGTGATTTTTTACAGTGATGGTTGGATTGGTGAACCTATGAAAAATGTTGATTCAATTTCTACGATTCTAACTGATGTGGGTGTACATCAGAAATTTTTATCTCCTGGCAAATACCTCAACATTGAAACCATCAATGAATTCGACACTGATATCTTATTTATTATTGATGTTGAACGAAAAACATCAAGCTTTTATTTTCAACATCCTATCTTTAGCAGCCTAAAAGTATTCAAAAATAATCGAGTTTATTTTGTGACTCCAGAAAAATGGTACACACTAGGTATATCAGGAGCAAATAAGGTATTAGATGACTTGTTTAAATACTTGCCTGTCAGTTATTAGTAAACAGTTGTCAGTTAGCTTTCAAGCCCTTCTAACCAGGCTTGTAAATCAGCCATGCCATTAAAATCAAGCAAAGCTTCTCCTAAATTTTCCAATTGTTCTAAAGAAAGAGATTCAACACGTGATCGCACCTCCTGAGACAATTCCCCCACCCGACGATTTAATAGACGCAAAACGAGCGATTTTTCTCTTTGCAATCCTTCTTGTCGCCCTTCTTCCTTAATTTCCCGATAAACTCGTGTTTCTTGGAGCGTAATTCCTAACATTTCCTCTACCTCCCTTTGACTTTTACTCTCAAATTTGTACACCATTATCGTTGTTAATAAATTTATTATGGCGCGATTTTCTGGTTGAGATGCTTCCTGTTGACTCCTTGTCAGCAAGTACCTTGCTTCCTCAGTGGTACGTTTTTCCTCTAGGGTAATCAACACCATTAATGCCACCCAAACAGGTAAGGAGCGGATATCACCCAACTCATCCAAATATATCCGATGTACCTGGGGGCTTTCCAGTTGGCTGAGGTAGGGGTTTAGCTCGCTCTGTTCCAAGCTGCGGGATGGGTATATTATTACTATTTGTAAATTACTAAACCTGTCACGATTGCGGTAAAAGTACAGATATGATTCGGCAAACACCCTTTCGTATAGCCTTTCATCCTTCTGACACTGTACCTCGCAGAAATATACCACACCCGGCTGTTGATTTTCTGGTGGTAAAA
Coding sequences within it:
- a CDS encoding iron-siderophore ABC transporter substrate-binding protein, producing MSVIKKQSHRLSKPFLLMAFSLLLITACDQPVSQRHHISLKPFVECRVIQHKFGETCVPLKPQRIIALAPETSLDTLIALGIKPIGFTSYNFKGEEVHYGVSFDQVKGAKNVGDVSQPSLEKILMLKPDLILSSDRHQYKLLSAIAPTVPVSYPNFKMSANQAFFKETLRYVAKIVGEETKAEEVLNQYNKRIQELKKRLGNQLEQIEISVIFYSDGWIGEPMKNVDSISTILTDVGVHQKFLSPGKYLNIETINEFDTDILFIIDVERKTSSFYFQHPIFSSLKVFKNNRVYFVTPEKWYTLGISGANKVLDDLFKYLPVSY
- a CDS encoding DUF2887 domain-containing protein, whose translation is MRRDSIFYKLFQQSPNLLFELLTNPPANADEYRFDSVAVKEPKFEIDGVFLPPENQQPGVVYFCEVQCQKDERLYERVFAESYLYFYRNRDRFSNLQIVIIYPSRSLEQSELNPYLSQLESPQVHRIYLDELGDIRSLPVWVALMVLITLEEKRTTEEARYLLTRSQQEASQPENRAIINLLTTIMVYKFESKSQREVEEMLGITLQETRVYREIKEEGRQEGLQREKSLVLRLLNRRVGELSQEVRSRVESLSLEQLENLGEALLDFNGMADLQAWLEGLES